TAATTTGAAAACCTGTACTACATTACAATTTACAACAGTTACAGAACTTAAAGATTATAACCAGATGTCAAAGACAAGCTATAAATACCTTGTCTTTTTCTGTCAGATGGACATGTCGACGACTCCAACGTGTCCCACGCACATTTCCAGCCCAAACATCAAAGCCATGATCAGCCAGGATAAACCCCAATGATTGATTTGGAGAGTTCAAGAACCAGGCATCACCTGCCTGTTATATTTTTCAGTTGCTCAATTGTTAATATACGAGACTGCAACCCAATCCTTTCTTTATATTACATTCACAAAATggaagagggggggggggggaggacaATTACCATTTCTGTGAGTCTAGATAAGGCTAATCATGTTTGTTAAAGATCTTTGTAATAATAAAGTAGCATTTCCTATTGATGCGAAAGCCATTTTAGCTTATAATTTTAACCAAAACCAAGATGCATGGACGAAATAATTTACAGCTTACACACTGAACTTTGACATAGTATTACTCTTACAGCTTGAATATGCACACATTTATGGAGGCACCAAAGCACTAAAAATGCTCAATTCCGATAAGCAACAAATCTAACTAAAGAAGATAGTGAACTGAAAAATAAACTTTTGTACCATAAAACAGTTTTGGCTACACGAAGTAGTAACAGTAATGATGATTGGTAAATATCTTCCATAGAATTGGAATTTGAAAGAACGAATAGAGCTAAATTCAAATGTAGCCTCTccaatatgatttttttttctaaaaaaataaaataaaatagaaatcatGTAAACAAATTATTTTAGGAGAGATTACCATCATTAGCCCGTGAAGGAGAAGAACTGGAGGACAGTACTGCCGTCTGAGATATCTGGAGTTAGATGCCACCCGCTGAAGTCCAAGCAAGTAACCATCATTTGTTTGTGCCTGCATCAACAATTCCACATTCTTAAACTAAATCACCTGCACGCTATATTTCAGAAAAATCGTCTACAGCTTAGTAACGCCTTCGATACGTAGGTAGACAAAAAAGTAAGATCAATGATTAATGAAATTTATTCATGTGTACCACTGTACACAAATACTATATTCAACAAAGAACGATACGTAGATAGAGATAGAGATTCTACGGTGTGCTCGGAGCAAGGATAGCCATAAGGTTGGATGAGGTGAGCACAGAGACCATCTGCCGGAGAATTGGGAAGGCGAATTTTTGAAACTCTGGCGGATTCTCCGGCTGAACTGAGGAGTAATACACTGAGCAACAAAAGCGTCACCAGACGCTCCATTTTCAGGCCACTGGAGTGCGGAAAACACAGCGGAACGACGGACCAACAGGCTGGGACCTCCCGGGAGAGGAGAGTGTGGAGTCTCACAATGCTCCAGAAGAAAGATGCGTTCACAGGAAACCGAACGAGACAGAATATCAAGAAGATTGTTTAGCTGCAGGGAGAGCTTGAGAAGCTCCGCCCCTGTGTCGGTCAAGGACCTGCATTTCTaaaaaaattcaacactttCTGAAAAATTTCTTGTTTGGGTCTCCTCGAATCCTCCGTTCCCTTTACTGTACAGTATACAGTAAGAATAGACATAGAATCGCATCTAAGTATCTaacgtgaaaaaaaaaaaaaaaaaacttctaatACAAGAGTAAGGGTTGATATATAATAGAATCTAacgtgttaaaaaaaaaaagaagaaagatagAGTATAAAGAGAGAGATTCTCTTCTGTCCACTTGGTACCGACACAAACGCTCTCTTACAGCGCGTCCGGTATACCTTTCTTTGCTCAAGAGCCAAGCATAACGTTAGTTGATAAAGCGGATCTAGGAGTGGGCTATAAAAGCTCACCTATTTGGGCTATAACAGTACAACAATCATGGGCTTGTCACTGGTCGATTTTTAAAAATCAGGCTAGTCCGCTGAGCTAATTGTTTAAGAACTTTTAACATTTCCGTTACTAAACTTTCGTATTGTGGGCTATAACAAAGTACGGGCTTGTCGTTGCAAGTGCCGTGGAATCCATTGCACTAATTAGAGTGAATAGGTATTCCAAATTCCGCTCAACCGGTCAAGAGTGACTTGCACGGTAATCATGAGATTTTCGATCTGTTTGGAGTTGCGACAGCTTATTTAAAAATACTaaagtttttaataaaaatatttattaactgctaagtgcttttaaatatattatttggaGAGACATAATTTAATCAGTACTTGTTGTATTaaataatgtgtaatttaaattttttaaaaaatatttatctctttatttggtaTAACATATAATTAAATtggatgttttattttttaaatcataaaAACTACTCTAAAAGCACTAAATTTGAGCTTTTGTTAAAGTGATTTGAGCTTTTGTTAAAGTgcttttaacaccaaaaattcTACTCCTAATTTTATGGGATGATATTCACCAAACATTTTAAAAGTACTTTTTAACACCTAAAAGTGCTTTTTTCTTATCAAAAGCACCGGAACCCAAACAGGGCCTTAGTAACTACCAAATTTTCTGAATGACTTCAAGAACCTAATCATGTCATCATACAAGTCTTCCTTTGATCTTACACTCAGGAGGAAGTCTATGTGACCGTATTCCTCAAGAAAAAGCACCTCTGGCTGGCTTTTTAGTTCCTTCAGTGTGTGCTGCACATCAGTAACGTCAGCTAATGCATCGTTACCCCCATAAGCCATCCACAATGGTAAAGAATTCGGAATGCTGCTAACATCAAATGCTGGAGGCTGCAACCGTCCATAGCGTATCAGGTTCTTCAAGATTCCATAATCATACATTCTGAAAGTACCTTCACGGATCACTGGAAAATAAACACAATTCAATGGGTAGGAACTAGCAGAGTAAGAGCGAATGTATGagaaaaaaatgaggaaaaaggCTACACAGACTTAGCCTGGTATAGCAAGTTTGAAAAACTTCAGCAAACCAAAAGGCCAAAGAAAATATCCTGCTAGTGCATACTTTGAAAAAGATGATTCAGATTCTTTGAGGATGTAGGTTCAGGTTCGTATTTGAGATAGAAATCAATCCGGGAGATGTTGAAGCAACAGTTCTTTCCTGAAATGTTAATCCACCATCTAATAAGATACAGATGGCAATATAATAGTTTAACCATTCTAAACACTCGACTAATTACTTCCCAACTTGCTCTACAGTGCTAGATTGCTAGCAGAAAAGCAAAGCAGAAGAGTTTGTtgtgaaatgaatttttttcttttaaaggcCAAATAACAGAACACGAATAAGGACCTGTAATCGGAGTAAGCAAGTCACTGCAATTCGCATATTCATCGCATACCATATCCAGCATATGGGTGCCCCAGTCACTGAATAGATAATAGAACATGTCAGAAAGGAATATATAAACCGAAGATATGTGGAAACCTGATTGAAAGAAAGAGCCAAAATTAACTGGAAACCTTTTGAAATTAAGTTCATGAATGCCCATCACAAGTAACACCTGCTTAGAGAAAAATGACAACTTAAGCACACTGACAAATAAGCCCTGATGGGAATGCTCGAAAAGAAACCACACAAACCTCATCAATATGCATTTTCACTAATCTTAAGACAAAAGAAGCACTTATATGATCCAAAAATGAGATAGGAGAAAGAAGCGCAGCAGCTTCAACCATTGATACTATATGTGGTTGAGTAAAAGCAGCCAGAGACATTATTGTTCCCTGCAAAATAAAGCAAAGGACATAGAATAtcagaaaaacaaaaaccaCCAACCAAATGAAGAAATAACATAGTTCTCAAGAGATTCAAGACCTGTGAATGACCAAcaataaatatttttgaattggtGATGTTATAAATATAACGAGCCATTCCTTCCAGATCATACAGAGCCAATTCCTGCCAACTCCAATcccaaaaatcctaaaaaaacaagagaagaaaCAATTAAAGCAAG
Above is a genomic segment from Coffea eugenioides isolate CCC68of chromosome 5, Ceug_1.0, whole genome shotgun sequence containing:
- the LOC113770865 gene encoding triacylglycerol lipase 1-like isoform X2, coding for MERLVTLLLLSVLLLSSAGESARVSKIRLPNSPADGLCAHLIQPYGYPCSEHTAQTNDGYLLGLQRVASNSRYLRRQYCPPVLLLHGLMMAGDAWFLNSPNQSLGFILADHGFDVWAGNVRGTRWSRRHVHLTEKDKDFWDWSWQELALYDLEGMARYIYNITNSKIFIVGHSQGTIMSLAAFTQPHIVSMVEAAALLSPISYLDHISSSFVLRLVKMHIDEERTVASTTPGSISISNMNLNLHPQRI
- the LOC113770866 gene encoding triacylglycerol lipase 1-like, with amino-acid sequence MARYIYNITNSKIFIVGHSQGTIMSLAAFTQPHIVSMVEAAALLSPISFLDHISASFVLRLVKMHIDEVLLVMGIHELNFKSDWGTHMLDMVCDEYANCSDLLTPITGKNCCFNISRIDFYLKYEPEPTSSKNLNHLFQMIREGTFRMYDYGILKNLIRYGRLQPPAFDVSSIPNSLPLWMAYGGNDALADVTDVQHTLKELKSQPEVLFLEEYGHIDFLLSVRSKEDLYDDMIRFLKSFRKFGSY